In one Dreissena polymorpha isolate Duluth1 chromosome 7, UMN_Dpol_1.0, whole genome shotgun sequence genomic region, the following are encoded:
- the LOC127839606 gene encoding uncharacterized protein LOC127839606, whose product MAMIIKHQECYMDQVVTETFNTVYRGGCRRREISTIRWCAKHVHYLCNYIPVLLDNTNRSLCYFCDSSKSVQASVSNPSDCITLTTCDTDQVCFSHNEYHPGLAPTFKYGCQNKYICRLLMKRVFEDLRHCAGAGASGPECQHETLNCDVCCGDEACNYGDCRQLKARLYNLMVIGKFNNVTLQVIP is encoded by the exons ATGGCAATGATAATCAAACACCAG GAATGCTACATGGACCAGGTTGTGACGGAAACGTTCAATACTGTGTACCGAGGAGGTTGCCGAAGAAGAGAAATAA GTACCATACGCTGGTGTGCAAAGCATGttcattatttatgtaattatataccCGTGCTTTTAGACAATACGAACAGATCTCTATGCTACTTCTGCGACTCATCCAAGTCTGTTCAGGCATCAGTCTCAAACCCTTCGGATTGTATCACTCTCACTACGTGTGACACAGACCAG GTTTGCTTTTCCCACAATGAGTACCATCCAGGATTGGCTCCGACGTTCAAATACGGGTGTCAGAACAAATAC ATATGTAGACTATTGATGAAAAGGGTGTTCGAAGATTTGCGCCATTGTGCGGGTGCGGGTGCTTCTGGTCCCGAGTGCCAACATGAAACCCTGAACTGCGATGTCTGCTGCGGAGACGAAGCCTGTAACTACGGCGATTGCAGACAACTCAAGG CGCGCCTTTACAACCTGATGGTTATAGGCAAGTTCAACAATGTAACCCTTCAAGTCATTCCATAG